The following proteins are encoded in a genomic region of Variovorax paradoxus:
- the iaaH gene encoding indoleacetamide hydrolase → MSFFKPVSFAAALLCLGASALAQPAATDIAALTASDAVQQLCAGTLTSEQLVAAYLAKAKEKANLNAFITLDEAGALKAARAADAARKRGVACKPLAGLPVVVKDNIQVRGLPATAGSPALKGFVPNADAPVVAKLRAAGAVILGKTNMHELAFGVTGYNPAFQTGDEVGVRNAYDASRVAGGSSSGNGAALGARLAPVALGTDTGGSVRIPCAFNGCASLRPTMGRYSQQGIAPISHTRDTAGPMARSMADVALLDRVIAGGAPLRPVELKRVRLGVVPAFYANLDADTRAATDAALAKLRAAGVTLVDVEMPKLMELNGDIGFPVALYEAHDDMVAYLAKYRTGIDIAQLTAAIASPDVKGTFDAFVIPRKLPAPNGTVDAKPAYDNAMRVARPALQKLYRDTFAQHRLDALVFPTVPRVAPVAAPEASSPENFGALIQNTDPGSNAGIPGVQLPSGLGATSGLPVGLELDGPAGSDRRLLAVGLAVEGVLGRLQAPGAK, encoded by the coding sequence ATGTCCTTTTTCAAACCCGTTTCCTTCGCCGCGGCCCTGCTGTGCCTCGGTGCGTCCGCACTGGCGCAGCCCGCCGCCACCGACATCGCCGCCCTGACCGCGAGCGATGCCGTGCAGCAGCTCTGCGCCGGCACCCTGACCAGCGAGCAGCTCGTGGCGGCATACCTTGCGAAGGCCAAGGAGAAGGCGAACCTCAACGCCTTCATCACCCTCGACGAGGCCGGCGCGCTGAAGGCCGCGCGCGCCGCCGATGCCGCACGCAAGCGCGGCGTCGCGTGCAAGCCGCTGGCCGGATTGCCAGTCGTCGTCAAGGACAACATCCAGGTTCGGGGCCTGCCCGCCACGGCGGGCTCGCCGGCGCTCAAGGGCTTTGTGCCCAACGCCGATGCACCGGTGGTCGCGAAGCTGCGCGCGGCGGGCGCGGTGATCCTCGGCAAGACGAACATGCACGAGCTGGCCTTCGGCGTCACGGGCTACAACCCCGCTTTCCAGACCGGCGACGAAGTAGGGGTGCGCAACGCGTACGACGCAAGCCGCGTGGCGGGCGGATCGTCGTCGGGCAACGGCGCGGCGCTCGGCGCGCGTTTGGCGCCTGTGGCGCTGGGCACCGACACCGGCGGCTCGGTGCGCATTCCGTGCGCGTTCAACGGCTGCGCTTCGCTGCGACCGACCATGGGGCGCTACTCGCAGCAGGGCATCGCGCCGATTTCGCACACGCGCGACACCGCGGGGCCGATGGCGCGGTCGATGGCCGACGTCGCGCTGCTCGACCGCGTGATTGCGGGCGGTGCGCCGCTGAGGCCCGTCGAACTGAAGCGCGTGCGCCTGGGCGTTGTGCCGGCCTTCTATGCGAACCTCGACGCCGACACGCGCGCCGCCACCGACGCAGCATTGGCCAAGCTGCGCGCCGCGGGCGTCACGCTGGTGGACGTGGAGATGCCGAAGCTCATGGAACTCAACGGCGACATCGGCTTTCCGGTTGCGCTTTACGAGGCGCACGATGACATGGTGGCCTATCTCGCGAAGTACCGCACCGGCATCGACATCGCGCAACTCACAGCCGCCATCGCGAGCCCCGACGTGAAGGGCACCTTCGATGCCTTCGTGATCCCGCGCAAGCTGCCCGCGCCGAATGGCACGGTCGATGCGAAGCCGGCCTACGACAACGCGATGCGCGTTGCGCGGCCCGCATTGCAGAAGCTCTACCGCGACACCTTCGCGCAGCACCGGCTCGATGCGCTGGTGTTCCCGACCGTGCCGCGCGTGGCGCCGGTGGCTGCGCCCGAAGCCAGCAGCCCGGAGAACTTCGGCGCGCTGATCCAGAACACCGATCCCGGCAGCAACGCCGGCATTCCGGGCGTGCAGCTGCCTTCGGGTCTTGGTGCGACCAGTGGGCTGCCTGTGGGCTTGGAGCTGGACGGCCCCGCCGGCAGCGATCGCCGACTGCTCGCCGTGGGTCTTGCGGTGGAAGGCGTGCTTGGCCGGTTGCAGGCACCCGGCGCGAAATAG
- a CDS encoding helix-turn-helix transcriptional regulator, which produces MYLTGSEQQALRGVFTLLAEDRGESDVRERLGRALLDLLRADQFASFVWNAETGRFDGRVALNMDPANLDRYGEWHQHHDPITFVLQSHRRATRVTDVMPQRELMRTEFFNDFLSRDGLHWGMNLHAFEGKRALGDLRIWRRKGRGDFGEHEKLLLDLIEPAFIGALQRAQRTPTAVQTPAEASWSLLSAREQEVARAVCEGLTDKEIARRMAVSVPTVRTYLRRIFDKLHIERRSALAGLAGR; this is translated from the coding sequence ATGTACCTGACAGGCTCCGAACAGCAGGCGCTGCGCGGCGTTTTCACGCTGCTGGCGGAAGACCGAGGCGAAAGCGACGTCCGCGAGCGCCTTGGCCGGGCGCTGCTCGACCTGCTGCGTGCGGACCAGTTCGCCTCGTTCGTGTGGAACGCCGAAACCGGCCGCTTCGATGGCCGCGTGGCGCTGAACATGGACCCCGCCAACCTCGACCGCTACGGCGAATGGCACCAGCACCACGACCCGATCACCTTCGTGCTGCAGTCGCACCGCCGCGCCACGCGCGTGACAGACGTGATGCCGCAGCGCGAACTGATGCGCACTGAATTCTTCAACGACTTTCTTTCGCGCGACGGATTGCACTGGGGCATGAACCTGCATGCCTTCGAGGGCAAACGGGCATTGGGCGACCTGCGAATCTGGCGGCGCAAGGGCCGCGGCGATTTCGGCGAGCACGAAAAGTTGCTGCTGGACCTGATCGAACCCGCGTTCATCGGTGCATTGCAGCGCGCGCAGCGTACGCCGACTGCTGTGCAAACGCCCGCCGAGGCCTCATGGAGCCTCTTGAGCGCACGCGAGCAGGAAGTCGCGCGTGCGGTGTGCGAAGGCCTGACCGACAAGGAGATCGCGCGGCGCATGGCGGTGAGCGTGCCGACAGTGCGCACCTATCTGCGGCGAATATTCGACAAGCTCCACATCGAGCGCCGTTCGGCGCTCGCCGGCCTGGCGGGGCGCTGA
- a CDS encoding YchJ family protein, which yields MSATDPTTGPCPCGRTDRRDKPIGYALCCGRYLEDFEGTPAPDAESLMRSRYTAFVLERAPYLLATWHPSKRPASIEFEPGVKWLGLDIRSRSVLDADHAEVEFVARQRSSTGTATRLHERSRFVREGERWFYLEGDLQTPG from the coding sequence ATGAGCGCCACTGATCCCACCACCGGACCCTGCCCCTGCGGCCGCACGGACCGCCGAGACAAGCCCATCGGCTATGCCCTGTGCTGCGGCCGCTACCTCGAAGATTTCGAGGGCACGCCCGCGCCCGACGCCGAATCGCTGATGCGTTCGCGCTATACCGCTTTTGTACTCGAACGGGCTCCGTACCTGCTTGCCACCTGGCATCCGTCGAAGCGGCCGGCGTCGATCGAGTTCGAACCCGGCGTGAAATGGCTGGGGCTCGACATCCGCTCGCGTTCGGTGCTCGATGCCGACCATGCCGAGGTCGAATTCGTCGCCCGCCAGCGCAGCAGCACCGGCACCGCCACCCGCCTGCACGAGCGCAGCCGCTTCGTGCGGGAAGGCGAGCGCTGGTTCTACCTCGAAGGCGATCTGCAAACCCCCGGTTGA
- the thiC gene encoding phosphomethylpyrimidine synthase ThiC, translating to MNAPDKFTSLLSLTREPFPASHKCLIPGSRPDLNVPVRDVLLTNGETVSLYDTSGPYTDGKVEIDVRRGLPDVRGAWVIERNDTESYEGRSHQALDEGLKHAHDHDAQRLAELRAGASALQRTPRRAKSGANVTQMHYARRGIVTPEMEYVALRENGKREWMAEYLANEERAKRVAGNPMGASIPRIITPEFVRDEVARGRAIIPANINHPEVEPMAIGRNFKVKINANIGNSAVTSSIEEEVEKLVWAIRWGADNVMDLSTGKNIHTTRDWIVRNSPVPIGTVPIYQALEKVGGVAEDLTWEIFRDTLIEQAEQGIDYFTIHAGVRLPFIHLTADRMTGIVSRGGSIMAKWCIAHHKESFLYERFEDICDIMKAYDVSFSLGDGLRPGSGADANDEAQFAELRTLGELTKIAWKHDVQTMIEGPGHVPMHMIQANMDEQLRHCHEAPFYTLGPLTIDIAPGYDHISSAIGAAMIGWAGTAMLCYVTPKEHLGLPDRDDVKQGIIAYKIAAHAADVAKGHPGARSRDDALSKARFEFRWQDQFNLGLDPDTAREFHDETLPKDSSKVAHFCSMCGPKFCSMKITQEVREYAAKKGVAEAEAMAEGMAQKSKEFMAGGGEIYIPIQPVS from the coding sequence ATGAATGCCCCCGACAAGTTCACCTCCCTGCTTTCGCTGACGCGCGAGCCCTTTCCCGCTTCGCACAAGTGCCTGATTCCGGGCAGCCGGCCCGACCTGAACGTGCCGGTGCGCGACGTGCTGCTGACCAACGGCGAGACCGTTTCGCTCTACGACACCTCGGGCCCGTACACCGATGGCAAGGTCGAGATCGACGTGCGCCGCGGCCTGCCCGACGTTCGCGGCGCATGGGTGATCGAGCGCAACGACACCGAAAGCTACGAGGGCCGCTCGCACCAGGCGCTCGACGAGGGCCTGAAGCACGCCCACGACCACGACGCCCAGCGGCTGGCCGAACTGCGCGCCGGCGCCTCGGCCCTGCAGCGCACGCCGCGCCGCGCCAAGTCGGGCGCCAACGTCACGCAGATGCACTATGCGCGCCGCGGCATCGTCACGCCCGAGATGGAGTACGTGGCGCTGCGCGAGAACGGCAAGCGCGAGTGGATGGCCGAGTACCTCGCCAACGAGGAGCGTGCGAAGCGCGTGGCCGGCAACCCGATGGGCGCGAGCATTCCGCGCATCATCACGCCCGAGTTCGTGCGCGACGAGGTGGCGCGCGGCCGCGCGATCATTCCGGCCAACATCAACCATCCCGAAGTCGAGCCGATGGCCATCGGCCGCAACTTCAAGGTGAAGATCAACGCCAACATCGGCAACTCGGCCGTCACCTCGAGCATCGAGGAAGAAGTGGAAAAGCTCGTGTGGGCGATCCGCTGGGGCGCCGACAACGTGATGGACCTGTCGACCGGCAAGAACATCCACACCACGCGCGACTGGATCGTGCGCAACTCGCCGGTGCCTATCGGCACCGTGCCGATCTACCAGGCGCTCGAGAAGGTGGGCGGCGTGGCCGAAGACCTGACCTGGGAGATCTTCCGCGACACGCTGATCGAGCAGGCCGAGCAGGGCATCGACTACTTCACCATCCACGCCGGCGTGCGCCTGCCGTTCATCCACCTGACGGCCGACCGCATGACGGGCATCGTGTCGCGCGGCGGCTCGATCATGGCCAAGTGGTGCATCGCGCATCACAAGGAGAGCTTTCTCTACGAACGCTTCGAGGACATCTGCGACATCATGAAGGCCTACGACGTGAGCTTTTCGCTCGGCGATGGCCTGCGCCCGGGCTCGGGTGCGGATGCGAACGACGAAGCGCAGTTCGCCGAGCTGCGCACGCTGGGCGAGCTCACCAAGATCGCGTGGAAGCACGACGTTCAGACCATGATCGAAGGGCCGGGCCATGTGCCGATGCACATGATCCAGGCCAACATGGACGAGCAGCTCAGGCACTGCCACGAGGCGCCGTTCTACACGCTCGGCCCGCTGACGATCGACATCGCGCCCGGCTACGACCACATCTCGAGCGCCATCGGCGCCGCGATGATCGGCTGGGCCGGCACCGCCATGCTCTGCTATGTGACGCCGAAGGAGCACCTGGGCCTGCCCGACCGCGACGACGTGAAGCAGGGGATCATTGCCTACAAGATCGCTGCGCACGCGGCCGATGTGGCGAAGGGGCACCCGGGCGCGCGTTCGCGCGACGATGCGCTCAGCAAGGCACGCTTCGAGTTCCGCTGGCAAGACCAGTTCAACCTCGGCCTCGATCCGGACACGGCGCGCGAGTTTCACGACGAGACCTTGCCGAAGGATTCGAGCAAGGTGGCGCACTTCTGCTCGATGTGCGGGCCGAAGTTCTGTTCGATGAAGATCACGCAGGAAGTGCGGGAGTACGCGGCGAAGAAGGGCGTGGCCGAGGCTGAAGCCATGGCCGAAGGGATGGCGCAGAAATCCAAGGAGTTCATGGCGGGCGGCGGCGAGATCTACATTCCGATCCAGCCGGTGTCCTGA
- a CDS encoding HAD family hydrolase, with product MTPFPFAAVLFDCDGVLVDSEPITNRVLAEMLGELGWHLTTEESMNTFTGKAVKDEAALIESKTGVRITEEWLKAFRARRNEALERDLTAIPHAPAAIREIHARLKGRIACASGADRHKVELQLAKVGLLDCFEGRIFSGHEMPRSKPHPDVYLAAAEALGVDPKRCAVVEDTVTGAMAGVAAGATVFGYSTGESGHSGPEALRSVGALQVFSDMRELPALLAAHGLQPA from the coding sequence ATGACTCCATTTCCCTTCGCCGCAGTCCTCTTCGACTGCGACGGCGTTCTCGTCGACTCCGAACCCATCACCAACCGCGTCCTTGCCGAAATGCTCGGCGAACTCGGCTGGCATCTCACGACCGAAGAGTCGATGAACACCTTCACCGGCAAGGCGGTGAAGGATGAAGCCGCACTCATCGAATCCAAGACCGGCGTCAGGATCACCGAAGAGTGGCTCAAGGCATTCAGGGCGCGCCGCAACGAAGCCCTCGAACGCGACCTGACAGCCATTCCCCACGCTCCGGCGGCCATCCGCGAAATTCATGCAAGGCTCAAGGGCCGCATCGCCTGCGCCTCGGGCGCCGACCGCCACAAGGTCGAGCTGCAGCTGGCGAAGGTCGGCCTGCTCGATTGCTTCGAGGGCCGCATCTTCAGCGGCCACGAGATGCCGCGCTCCAAGCCTCATCCCGATGTGTACCTCGCCGCCGCGGAGGCGCTGGGCGTCGATCCGAAGCGTTGCGCAGTGGTCGAAGACACCGTCACGGGCGCGATGGCCGGCGTGGCCGCGGGCGCCACGGTGTTCGGCTACAGCACCGGCGAGTCGGGCCACAGCGGTCCCGAGGCGCTGCGCAGCGTCGGCGCATTGCAGGTGTTCAGCGACATGAGGGAACTGCCCGCGCTGCTCGCCGCGCATGGCCTGCAACCTGCCTGA
- a CDS encoding thioredoxin family protein, which yields MTSEYKTEQPARAEIDALKGPAVVEFGTNWCGICKAAQPNIAEAFAKHPDIPRIKVEDGSGRPLGRSFNVRLWPTLVFMRDGKEVAKLIRPEDSKSIADALALIA from the coding sequence ATGACTTCCGAATACAAGACCGAGCAGCCGGCCCGCGCCGAGATCGATGCCCTGAAGGGCCCCGCGGTTGTCGAGTTCGGTACCAACTGGTGCGGCATCTGCAAGGCCGCGCAACCCAACATCGCCGAGGCCTTTGCCAAGCACCCGGACATCCCGCGCATCAAGGTCGAAGACGGCAGCGGCCGCCCGCTCGGTCGTTCGTTCAACGTGCGTCTGTGGCCCACGCTGGTGTTCATGCGCGACGGCAAGGAAGTCGCGAAGCTGATTCGGCCGGAAGACAGCAAATCCATTGCCGATGCGCTGGCGCTGATTGCGTAG
- a CDS encoding AraC family transcriptional regulator translates to MSSPSFLRPARAVTPMAFVRAIVKGYERYGADPSEALQAAQITPRELARPDARVTAAQFEALSGHAMQELDDEALGWFSRRLPWGSYGMLCRASLTSPDLGVAIKRWCRHHRLLTEDIGLALEVAGGVATLRIAENRPLDKAFREFCLVTSLRFMHGYMCWAIDSRISLRNATFPFAAPPHRDAYAPMFTPEVCFDAPEASISFDERYLALPLQRDERALRAMLKRALPLTILQYRRDRLLGQRVRELLRSRAAEATTAEALSTLLNVSGRTLHRQLHEEGTSLQVLKNEVRHEMAVEQLRRTSRPIKQVALAVGFRNEKSFSRAFLQWTGHAPRDFRQQGL, encoded by the coding sequence ATGTCGTCTCCCTCCTTCCTCCGGCCGGCCCGCGCCGTCACGCCGATGGCCTTCGTGAGAGCCATCGTCAAGGGCTACGAGCGCTACGGCGCCGATCCCTCGGAGGCCCTGCAGGCGGCACAGATCACGCCGCGCGAGCTGGCCCGGCCGGATGCGCGGGTGACGGCCGCGCAGTTCGAAGCGCTCTCCGGCCATGCGATGCAGGAGCTCGACGACGAGGCGCTCGGCTGGTTCTCGCGGCGGCTGCCCTGGGGCAGCTACGGCATGCTGTGCCGCGCTTCGCTGACCTCGCCCGACCTGGGCGTGGCCATCAAGCGCTGGTGCCGCCACCACCGATTGCTGACCGAAGACATTGGCCTTGCTCTCGAGGTGGCGGGCGGCGTGGCCACGCTGCGCATCGCGGAGAACCGTCCGCTCGACAAGGCCTTCCGCGAGTTCTGCCTGGTGACCAGCCTGCGCTTCATGCACGGCTACATGTGCTGGGCCATCGACTCGCGCATTTCCCTGCGCAACGCGACCTTTCCGTTCGCGGCGCCGCCGCACCGTGATGCCTACGCGCCGATGTTCACGCCCGAGGTGTGCTTCGATGCGCCCGAAGCCAGCATCAGCTTCGACGAGCGCTACCTCGCCCTGCCCCTGCAGCGTGACGAGCGGGCGCTGCGCGCCATGCTCAAGCGCGCGCTGCCGCTCACCATCCTGCAGTACCGCCGCGACCGCCTGCTGGGGCAGCGGGTGCGCGAGCTGCTGCGTTCGCGCGCCGCCGAGGCCACCACGGCGGAGGCGCTGTCCACGCTGCTCAACGTGTCGGGCCGCACGCTGCACCGGCAGCTGCACGAAGAAGGCACATCGCTGCAGGTGCTGAAGAACGAAGTGCGCCATGAGATGGCGGTGGAGCAGCTGCGACGGACCTCGCGTCCCATCAAGCAAGTGGCGCTGGCGGTGGGCTTTCGCAATGAGAAGAGCTTTTCGCGCGCGTTCCTGCAGTGGACGGGGCATGCGCCGCGCGACTTTCGGCAGCAAGGGCTGTAG
- a CDS encoding isovaleryl-CoA dehydrogenase — MHDPGLNFDLGDTIDSLRSAIQDFAAHEIAPRAADIDRDNLFPHDLWQKLGELGLHGMTVKEEFGGTELGYLAHIVAMEEVSRASASVGLSYGAHSNLCVNQIHRNGSDAQKKKYLPKLVSGEHVGALAMSEPNAGSDVVSMKLKAEKKNGYYVLNGGKMWITNGGDADTLVIYAKTEPEMGARGMTAFIVEKNFKGFSAGTKLDKLGMRGSNTYPLFFDNCEVPEENVLGGEGLGAKVLMSGLDYERAVLSGGPLGIMAACMDAVLPFVHERKQFGQSIGEFQLMQGKLADMYSTWQATRAYVYAVGKACDRNDHARTFRKDAAGAILYSAEKATWMAGEAIQALGGVGYTKDFPVERLWRDAKLYEIGAGTSEIRRMLIGRELFAETA; from the coding sequence ATGCACGATCCCGGCCTGAACTTCGACCTGGGCGACACCATCGACTCGCTGCGCAGCGCGATCCAGGACTTCGCAGCGCATGAGATCGCCCCCCGCGCCGCGGACATCGACCGCGACAACCTGTTCCCGCACGACCTGTGGCAGAAGCTGGGCGAACTCGGCCTGCACGGCATGACGGTGAAGGAAGAGTTCGGCGGCACCGAGCTGGGCTACCTGGCGCACATCGTGGCCATGGAAGAAGTCTCGCGTGCCTCGGCCTCGGTGGGCCTGTCGTACGGCGCGCACTCCAACCTGTGCGTGAACCAGATCCACCGCAACGGCAGCGATGCGCAAAAGAAGAAATACCTGCCCAAGCTGGTGAGCGGCGAGCATGTGGGCGCGCTGGCCATGAGCGAGCCCAACGCCGGCTCCGACGTGGTGAGCATGAAGCTCAAGGCCGAGAAGAAGAACGGCTACTACGTGCTCAACGGCGGCAAGATGTGGATCACCAACGGCGGCGACGCCGACACGCTGGTCATCTACGCCAAGACCGAACCCGAGATGGGCGCGCGCGGCATGACGGCCTTCATCGTCGAGAAGAACTTCAAGGGCTTTTCGGCCGGCACCAAGCTCGACAAGCTCGGCATGCGCGGCTCCAACACCTACCCGCTGTTCTTCGACAACTGCGAAGTGCCGGAAGAGAACGTGCTCGGCGGCGAGGGCCTGGGCGCCAAGGTGCTGATGAGCGGGCTCGACTACGAGCGCGCGGTGCTCTCGGGCGGCCCGCTCGGCATCATGGCCGCGTGCATGGACGCGGTGCTGCCCTTCGTGCACGAGCGCAAGCAGTTCGGCCAGAGCATCGGCGAGTTCCAGCTGATGCAGGGCAAGCTGGCGGACATGTATTCGACCTGGCAGGCCACGCGCGCCTACGTGTATGCCGTGGGCAAGGCGTGCGACCGCAACGACCATGCGCGCACCTTCCGCAAGGATGCGGCGGGCGCGATTTTGTATTCGGCCGAGAAGGCGACGTGGATGGCCGGCGAGGCGATCCAGGCGCTGGGCGGCGTGGGGTACACGAAGGACTTTCCGGTGGAGCGGCTGTGGCGCGATGCGAAGCTGTATGAGATCGGTGCGGGCACGAGCGAGATCCGAAGGATGCTGATCGGTCGCGAGCTGTTCGCGGAAACCGCCTAA
- a CDS encoding AMP-binding protein — MSMTAALTESYGKGATDVPLIEQTIGDFFDDMAARQPDREALISRHEGRRFTYRELQAESNRLASALLNLGLAPGDRVGIWSHNNAPWVLMQLATAKVGLILVNINPAYRTSELEYALNKVGCKALVTMAQFKTSDYLGMLRELGAKRLPLLQHTFWIDGKAAAEVQEPGMRRFSQLLASGDAADPRVAAIQKTLKATDPINIQFTSGTTGFPKGATLTHRNILNNGFFIGECMKLSPIDKLCIPVPLYHCFGMVLGNLACLTHGSAIVYPNDGFDPLTVLETVQAEKCTGLHGVPTMFIAELDHPRFKEFDLSTLRTGIMAGSPCPTEVMKRVVDQMHLREITIAYGMTETSPVSCQSSTDTPLDKRVSTVGTVQPHLEIKIIDPETGAIVPRGASGEFCTRGYSVMHGYWEDEEKTRESIDAEHWMHTGDLATMDAEGYVNIVGRIKDLVIRGGENIYPREIEEFLYRHPKVQDVQVVGLPDKKYGEELCAWIIVKPGQSATDTEIRDFCKGQIAHYKVPKYIQFVSEFPMTVTGKIQKFKIRDAMTEQLGLTQEKTA, encoded by the coding sequence ATGAGCATGACTGCTGCGTTGACCGAGAGCTACGGCAAGGGCGCCACCGACGTCCCGCTGATCGAGCAAACCATCGGCGACTTCTTCGACGACATGGCCGCCAGGCAACCCGACCGCGAAGCCCTCATCAGCCGCCACGAAGGCCGACGCTTCACCTACCGCGAACTGCAGGCCGAATCCAACCGCCTCGCGAGCGCATTGCTGAACCTCGGCCTTGCCCCCGGTGATCGTGTCGGCATCTGGTCGCACAACAACGCACCCTGGGTGCTGATGCAGCTCGCGACCGCCAAGGTCGGCCTGATTCTCGTCAACATCAACCCGGCCTACCGCACCTCCGAGCTCGAATACGCGCTCAACAAAGTCGGCTGCAAGGCGCTGGTGACGATGGCGCAGTTCAAGACCAGCGACTACCTCGGCATGCTGCGCGAACTGGGCGCCAAGCGCCTTCCGCTGCTGCAACACACTTTCTGGATCGACGGCAAGGCGGCCGCGGAGGTGCAAGAGCCGGGGATGCGGCGCTTCAGTCAGCTGCTCGCGAGCGGCGATGCGGCCGATCCGCGCGTCGCGGCCATTCAGAAGACGCTGAAGGCCACCGACCCCATCAACATTCAGTTCACCAGCGGCACCACGGGCTTCCCCAAGGGCGCGACGCTCACGCACCGCAATATCCTCAACAACGGCTTCTTCATCGGCGAGTGCATGAAGCTCTCGCCCATCGACAAGCTGTGCATTCCGGTGCCGCTGTACCACTGCTTCGGCATGGTGCTGGGCAACCTGGCGTGCCTCACGCACGGCTCGGCCATCGTGTACCCGAACGACGGCTTCGACCCGCTCACGGTGCTCGAGACCGTGCAGGCCGAGAAATGCACCGGCCTGCACGGCGTGCCCACGATGTTCATTGCTGAACTCGACCATCCGCGCTTCAAGGAGTTCGATCTTTCCACGCTGCGCACCGGCATCATGGCCGGCTCGCCATGCCCGACCGAGGTGATGAAGCGCGTGGTCGACCAGATGCACCTGCGCGAAATCACCATCGCCTACGGCATGACCGAGACCAGCCCGGTGAGCTGCCAGAGCAGCACCGACACGCCGCTGGACAAGCGTGTGTCGACCGTGGGCACGGTGCAGCCGCACCTGGAGATCAAGATCATCGACCCCGAGACCGGCGCCATCGTGCCGCGCGGCGCATCCGGCGAGTTTTGCACACGCGGCTATTCGGTGATGCACGGCTACTGGGAAGACGAAGAGAAAACCCGCGAATCCATCGACGCCGAGCACTGGATGCACACCGGCGACCTCGCCACCATGGACGCCGAGGGCTACGTCAACATTGTCGGCCGCATCAAGGACCTGGTGATCCGCGGCGGGGAGAACATCTACCCGCGCGAGATCGAAGAATTCCTGTACCGGCACCCAAAGGTGCAGGACGTGCAGGTGGTCGGCCTGCCCGACAAGAAGTACGGCGAGGAGCTGTGCGCCTGGATCATCGTCAAGCCCGGCCAGAGCGCCACCGACACGGAGATTCGCGACTTCTGCAAGGGCCAGATCGCGCACTACAAGGTGCCGAAGTACATCCAGTTCGTTTCCGAGTTCCCGATGACGGTGACCGGCAAGATCCAGAAATTCAAGATCCGCGATGCCATGACCGAGCAGCTCGGTCTCACGCAAGAAAAGACAGCATGA